Proteins encoded together in one Thermoplasmatales archaeon window:
- a CDS encoding cold shock domain-containing protein, translated as MEGIVKKWINKKGYGFIGVDGQDDVFVHHSDVKKEGFVVLREGQKVKFELVNTNKGKRAKNVELVE; from the coding sequence ATGGAAGGAATAGTAAAAAAATGGATAAATAAAAAGGGATATGGGTTTATAGGCGTAGATGGACAGGATGATGTTTTCGTGCATCATTCCGATGTAAAGAAGGAAGGCTTTGTAGTGCTGAGAGAAGGACAGAAAGTAAAGTTTGAGCTGGTAAATACCAACAAGGGGAAAAGAGCAAAGAATGTTGAACTAGTTGAATGA
- the dcd gene encoding dCTP deaminase has translation MLSDREIKKYILKGEIEINPFEELNLTPNGYDLTIGEIYIDGKREKKARIKPLTWFAISTREYIKIKNLTAQLWLRSSYARKGIFASFGKVDAGFEGCLTISCFNACNEIELKEGDKFCQIVFEKISSQPEKYYNGKYKGHREVKI, from the coding sequence ATCCTGTCTGATAGAGAAATAAAAAAATATATTTTGAAGGGCGAAATTGAAATCAATCCATTTGAAGAATTAAATTTAACTCCAAATGGATATGATTTAACCATAGGAGAAATTTATATAGATGGGAAAAGAGAAAAGAAGGCAAGAATAAAGCCCCTTACATGGTTTGCAATATCAACGAGGGAATATATAAAAATAAAAAATTTGACTGCACAGCTATGGCTCCGCTCTTCATATGCAAGAAAAGGAATTTTTGCATCTTTTGGAAAGGTTGATGCAGGATTTGAAGGATGCCTAACTATAAGTTGCTTCAATGCATGCAATGAAATTGAACTAAAAGAAGGAGATAAATTCTGCCAGATTGTATTTGAAAAAATTTCATCCCAGCCAGAAAAGTATTATAATGGAAAATACAAAGGGCACAGGGAAGTAAAAATTTAG
- a CDS encoding aminoacyl-histidine dipeptidase: MLENIEPKEVWKYFEEICKIPHCSKHEERIANYICEVARKFGYEVARDEAGNVVARNGNAIITFQCHMDMVCEKNKDVVHDFSKDEIKPYIDGDYVRARGTTLGADNGIGIAICLALMEKNLPLEFLFTVDEETGLTGAFSLKEGFIKGKYLINLDSEDFGVIYIGCAGGGNSTITLPLKYLSKEMEGIRITVKGLKGGHSGIEIDKGRANSIKLLARILYELDARISKIEGGDKHNAIPREAFAEISIDKSIEEIQKKVEEMKKIFMNEYPQEKGMEISIEKCKLSRILDERESRKVLNLILALPHGVIAMSQEVKGLVETSTNLATVRSDNELKIVMSSRSSIDSALDALMQSIRCIAELASARVEEGSKYPGWKPNLESKLLKIASDAFLEMYGKEPEKKAIHAGLETGIIGKITGINEIISIGPQIEHPHSPDEVVSISSVEKFWKYLLHLIEKINREG; encoded by the coding sequence ATGCTCGAAAATATTGAGCCAAAAGAGGTGTGGAAATATTTTGAAGAGATATGCAAAATTCCTCATTGCTCGAAGCATGAGGAGAGGATTGCAAATTATATATGCGAGGTTGCAAGAAAGTTTGGATATGAAGTAGCAAGAGATGAGGCGGGAAATGTTGTAGCGAGGAATGGAAATGCTATAATAACATTTCAGTGCCACATGGATATGGTTTGCGAAAAAAATAAGGATGTTGTTCATGATTTTTCAAAGGATGAAATAAAGCCTTATATAGATGGCGACTATGTGAGGGCAAGAGGAACAACTCTTGGAGCAGACAATGGGATAGGCATCGCTATATGCCTTGCACTGATGGAAAAAAATTTGCCTCTTGAATTTCTTTTTACTGTTGATGAAGAAACTGGATTAACTGGAGCATTCAGCCTTAAGGAGGGATTTATAAAAGGGAAATATTTAATAAATCTTGATAGTGAGGATTTTGGAGTTATTTATATTGGATGTGCGGGTGGAGGAAATTCAACCATAACCCTGCCACTTAAATACTTAAGCAAGGAAATGGAAGGGATAAGAATTACTGTTAAAGGACTTAAAGGAGGGCATTCAGGAATTGAAATAGATAAGGGAAGAGCAAATTCAATAAAACTGCTTGCAAGGATATTATATGAGCTTGATGCAAGGATAAGCAAAATTGAAGGAGGAGACAAACACAATGCAATTCCAAGGGAAGCATTTGCTGAAATAAGCATTGATAAAAGCATTGAAGAAATTCAGAAGAAAGTGGAGGAAATGAAAAAAATATTCATGAATGAATATCCTCAGGAAAAGGGCATGGAAATAAGCATTGAGAAATGCAAGCTTAGCAGAATTCTTGATGAAAGGGAAAGCAGGAAAGTTTTGAATTTAATTCTTGCCCTGCCTCATGGAGTTATTGCGATGAGCCAAGAAGTGAAAGGACTCGTAGAAACATCAACAAATCTTGCAACTGTGAGAAGCGATAACGAGCTTAAAATAGTTATGAGTTCGAGAAGCTCGATTGATTCAGCACTCGATGCCCTAATGCAGAGCATAAGATGCATAGCGGAGCTCGCAAGCGCAAGGGTGGAGGAGGGAAGCAAATATCCTGGATGGAAGCCAAATCTCGAATCAAAACTTTTGAAGATAGCAAGCGATGCATTCCTTGAAATGTATGGAAAAGAGCCAGAGAAGAAGGCAATTCATGCTGGGCTTGAGACAGGTATAATAGGAAAAATAACAGGAATAAATGAAATAATATCTATTGGCCCACAGATAGAGCATCCTCATAGCCCTGATGAAGTTGTTAGCATATCAAGTGTTGAAAAATTCTGGAAATATCTGCTTCATTTAATAGAAAAAATAAATAGAGAGGGCTAA
- a CDS encoding transglutaminase domain-containing protein → MNFEREGFKEEDLVAPLPYFVNFEEKPEENSFLSYSASYEVIWKISDAYAFSRCALKIYIKNTGQSKLFVYGFAIKINDSEQAMKHKHGKEILQGENASFFFSFYAPEEGNYSYKLGIYFMAGVDGKWHDYGLRYLKEEKDIEVKKLESKRDYKFYKNYYKYFDKINELVNPFDPFIKLKANEITSQYGSSYNIAKICSIFDWVYENVEYKKEEGDEWNKPSYAIYSGGDCEEFAMLISAMVEAIGGTARIYLTDNHAFSAIYIGKNLSILDCIDAYYSANLSYAVFEDEFGYWLVADPLSYFYLGCPPAGSVIAGEHGKIYDFYLLTGSLYAIDVFR, encoded by the coding sequence TTGAATTTTGAGAGAGAGGGATTTAAGGAAGAGGATTTAGTAGCCCCTTTGCCCTATTTTGTAAATTTTGAAGAAAAGCCTGAGGAAAATTCTTTTTTATCATATTCAGCAAGTTATGAAGTTATCTGGAAAATTTCCGATGCCTATGCTTTCAGCAGGTGCGCTTTAAAAATATATATTAAAAATACTGGCCAGAGCAAACTTTTTGTTTATGGTTTTGCAATAAAAATAAATGACAGCGAACAAGCAATGAAGCACAAGCATGGAAAAGAAATTTTGCAGGGGGAAAATGCCTCCTTCTTTTTTTCATTTTATGCTCCAGAGGAAGGAAATTATAGCTACAAACTGGGTATATATTTTATGGCGGGAGTGGATGGAAAATGGCATGACTACGGGCTGAGGTATTTAAAGGAAGAAAAGGATATTGAAGTAAAAAAGCTTGAAAGCAAAAGAGATTACAAATTCTATAAAAATTATTACAAATATTTTGATAAAATAAACGAGCTTGTCAATCCTTTTGACCCATTTATTAAATTAAAAGCAAATGAAATAACATCTCAATATGGTTCATCATATAATATTGCAAAGATATGCTCAATTTTTGACTGGGTTTATGAAAATGTCGAATATAAGAAAGAGGAGGGGGATGAATGGAATAAGCCAAGTTATGCAATTTATAGCGGGGGAGATTGCGAGGAATTTGCAATGCTGATTTCAGCGATGGTTGAGGCAATAGGAGGAACAGCAAGAATATATTTAACAGATAATCATGCTTTTTCAGCAATTTATATAGGAAAGAATTTGAGCATTCTTGATTGCATTGATGCATATTATTCAGCAAATCTTAGCTATGCTGTTTTTGAGGATGAATTTGGCTACTGGCTTGTTGCTGACCCCCTTTCCTACTTCTATCTTGGTTGCCCGCCCGCTGGCTCAGTGATTGCTGGCGAGCATGGAAAAATTTATGATTTTTATCTTCTGACGGGTAGTTTGTATGCGATTGATGTTTTTAGGTAA